A window of Hymenobacter aerilatus contains these coding sequences:
- the nrfD gene encoding NrfD/PsrC family molybdoenzyme membrane anchor subunit: MQHVSPVREPLVTGGKTYHDITQDVCRQVEAKPNIRWMAALAVALFFLGVFIYSVYRTLWYGIGEWGLNKTVGWAWDITNFVWWVGIGHAGTLISAVLLLFRQKWRSSINRAAEAMTIFAVICAAMFPVLHMGRPWQAYWVFPLQNTFGSLWANFNSPLLWDVFAISTYFSVSLVFWYIGLIPDFATIRDRAKGPIAKVAYSMLSMNWKGSAKAWSRYETVSLILAGVSTPLVLSVHTIVSMDFATSVVPGWHTTIFPPYFVAGAIFSGFAMVLTLMLITRVVFKLEDYITLEHIALMNKIMMITGSIVGVAYITEFFIAWYSQVEFEQYAFINRATGPYWWAYWSMMTCNVITPQLVWIRKVRYSIPMTFVLSIIVNIGMWFERFVIIVTSLHRDYLPSSWAMFSPSIIDIGVYVGTIGLFFTLFLLFAKFFPVINMAEVKTILKYTVDNGPTYTGHDPHHTPTPHHATPGVPASAPVTYTKHD; encoded by the coding sequence ATGCAGCACGTATCGCCTGTACGGGAGCCGCTCGTAACCGGGGGGAAAACGTACCACGACATCACGCAGGACGTGTGCCGGCAGGTAGAAGCCAAGCCGAATATTCGGTGGATGGCGGCCCTGGCCGTTGCTCTATTCTTCCTTGGCGTATTCATCTATTCCGTTTACCGTACCTTGTGGTATGGCATTGGGGAGTGGGGACTCAATAAAACTGTTGGCTGGGCCTGGGACATCACCAACTTCGTGTGGTGGGTAGGTATTGGTCACGCCGGCACCCTTATCTCAGCCGTACTGCTGTTGTTCCGCCAGAAATGGCGTTCGTCTATTAACCGCGCCGCCGAGGCTATGACCATCTTCGCGGTAATTTGCGCGGCCATGTTCCCAGTGTTGCACATGGGACGTCCATGGCAAGCTTATTGGGTGTTTCCTTTGCAAAATACTTTCGGTTCGTTGTGGGCAAACTTCAATTCGCCGCTGCTGTGGGACGTATTCGCCATCTCGACCTACTTCTCCGTTTCGCTCGTGTTCTGGTACATCGGTCTGATTCCCGACTTCGCTACCATTCGTGACCGGGCAAAAGGACCGATTGCTAAAGTTGCCTACTCCATGCTGAGCATGAACTGGAAAGGCTCAGCCAAGGCTTGGTCTCGCTATGAGACGGTGTCGCTGATTCTCGCCGGTGTATCTACTCCGCTGGTACTGTCGGTGCACACCATTGTATCGATGGACTTTGCGACCTCCGTGGTACCGGGCTGGCATACCACCATCTTCCCGCCCTACTTCGTGGCGGGGGCTATCTTCTCGGGCTTCGCCATGGTGCTCACCCTAATGCTCATCACCCGGGTGGTGTTCAAGCTGGAGGACTACATCACGCTTGAGCACATTGCTCTGATGAACAAGATCATGATGATTACGGGCTCGATTGTGGGCGTAGCGTACATCACCGAGTTCTTCATTGCTTGGTACTCGCAAGTTGAATTCGAGCAGTACGCTTTCATCAACCGGGCGACGGGCCCGTACTGGTGGGCCTACTGGTCGATGATGACCTGCAACGTGATTACGCCCCAGTTGGTGTGGATCCGCAAAGTGCGCTACAGCATTCCGATGACGTTCGTGCTCTCCATCATTGTGAACATCGGTATGTGGTTCGAGCGCTTCGTGATTATCGTGACCTCGCTGCACCGCGACTACCTGCCGTCGAGCTGGGCTATGTTCTCGCCCTCAATTATTGACATCGGCGTCTACGTGGGCACCATAGGTCTGTTCTTCACGCTGTTCCTGTTGTTTGCCAAGTTCTTCCCCGTCATCAACATGGCTGAGGTAAAGACTATCTTGAAATACACCGTGGATAATGGTCCTACATATACTGGTCACGACCCTCACCACACTCCAACGCCTCACCACGCTACTCCTGGCGTACCAGCTTCTGCTCCCGTAACTTACACTAAACATGACTAA
- a CDS encoding DUF3341 domain-containing protein, translated as MTKRFALGVFDDEDVLLHAIENVRAAGVKIYDVFTPFPIHGIDDALGIERSRLPIAAFFYGLCGLSFALWMQIYMLGFDWPMIIGGKPHISLPAFIPVAFELTVLFTCHGMAITFFIITSMYPKPKVQVMDVRSTDDKFVMAIELKDGTSNLGQLTQLLRDNGASEVNEKEMTKN; from the coding sequence ATGACTAAGCGTTTCGCCCTCGGCGTTTTCGATGACGAAGACGTACTCCTGCATGCAATCGAGAACGTGCGCGCAGCGGGAGTGAAGATTTATGACGTGTTCACGCCTTTTCCTATTCACGGTATCGATGATGCACTGGGAATTGAGCGGAGCCGACTACCCATTGCAGCCTTCTTTTATGGCTTATGCGGCTTGTCTTTCGCTCTGTGGATGCAGATCTATATGCTAGGATTTGACTGGCCTATGATCATTGGTGGTAAACCTCACATTTCGCTACCAGCGTTCATTCCGGTTGCATTCGAGTTGACAGTACTATTTACTTGTCATGGTATGGCCATCACCTTCTTTATCATTACAAGTATGTATCCCAAACCGAAAGTACAAGTAATGGATGTGCGTTCTACAGATGATAAATTTGTAATGGCTATCGAGCTAAAGGACGGCACAAGTAATTTAGGCCAGTTGACACAGTTGTTGCGCGATAATGGTGCTTCAGAAGTCAATGAAAAAGAAATGACTAAGAACTAA